The sequence CCGCAAACTCGTAACCATGTTTGCAAATTTGCTTGAAGAGATCAGAGCTGAAGGAACGATGAAAGCAATGAGCGTTACAGGCAAAGTGGGCTGCCTTCCCGGCAGGACAATTGCTTTCCGTACTCAGATTTTGATAGATGTGATGTATGACTTTATGAATGAGACATTCATGGGATTTCACAAAGAAGTATCCGATGACAGAAGCCTCACAAACCTGACGCTCCGAAAGGGGTACAAAACAGTTATGCAAGACACCTCAGTAATTTATACAGATGTGCCCACCGAATGGAAAAAATTTATCAGGCAGCAGTTAAGATGGTCGGAAGGTTCACAGTATAACAATCTGAGAATGACTCCTTGGATGTTAAAAAACGCCAAGCTGATGTGCTTTATTTACTGGTCAGATATGATTAGTCCGATGATGCTGGTTAGCGTTTATGCCAATACTATAATTTGCAAGGTGTTAAATATACTTGGCTGCGCGATTCCAACATTGGCATATACCGCTCCATGGTGGCAGATCATTCTCTTTATTCTTCTTGGTTGTATCATTAGTTTTGGTTCACGAAATATTAAGGTTATGAGAAGTGTGAAGTGGTATTATACATTACTGCTTCCAGTATTCATCCTTGTTTTAACTGTTGTCATGGTTCCTATCCGATTGCTAGGCCTTATGCTCTGCTCTGACGATATGGAATGGGGCACCCGGAAATTGGAGGAGGACAATGATAAAGCGGAAGTTCCTTAATTGCATTTGTATATTCGCGGCTGCTATATTTATATTATGGGTTGGTTGCAACGAACAGCCTGTCGATACCGAGAAGGCCGATGGCTCTGACAGCATTGCGTCTATTGAGGCTCCGAGTAATAGTCAAGCTACACTGGAAGAACCAACTACGGAATCTATTGTAACAGAATCCTCAGTTGTCGAGTCTGAATATTATCCTATTACAGAGGGACAAAGATATTTGGGCGTTTATGTTCAAGGCCCCGAAGAGACTGATGTTTTAGCTGACAGCATCAATACTTTAGCTTGGTTTGATCGTTTTGATCAGACAAGTGATTACAAGATTTCTTTATGTTTAGACGACAATAAATATATAGCGTTTATCACTTTGCAGCCTACCGACTGGGACTTAAAATTGGTTTCTGACGGGTATTATGATGATTTAATTATTGAATATTTTAAGAAACTCTCTTCGGATAACAGAGCCAATACAGAACTTTTTGTTCGATTAGCGCATGAAATGGAAATGAGGCCCTCTTACAAATCTGGTTGGTACAGTTGGCAAACAGATGATGCTCACGCATATGTAAACGCTTGGGTTCACATTGTGAACTTGGGTAGGGAATATGCTCCCAATGTTAAGTGGGTATGGTCTCCCAACAGGGCAGACGAATACACAACGAAATATTATCCAGGTGATGAGTATGTTGATTATGTCGGATTGACATTGAATAACACATTGGATTCCCGTGAGAGTTTTCAGCAATTCTATGAAAATGAAGGTCAAAGAGACTATTTGGAAGCATATAATAAGCCAATTATTTTTGGAGAGATCGCGGAGCATAGCACCAGTGATGAAGTTCGCAATGAATACATACAATCTGTTTTTGATTATCTTGGAACCTACGATAAATGCATCGGTTTTATTTTCTTAAATCAAGATATAGAAAGTGCAAGACAATACAAGTTTACAGATTGCGAATTGATATTAGATACATTTATTGAGAATGCGAGGGATTACATTTGTGCGAAATAAGAAGTTTACAAAGTATCAGATCATGACGAGAGTTGGAACGATTATCAGCATTTTACTGTTTGTTGTCCTTGGATTTTGTATCGAAGTTATTTTCTAAAAAAATGGAGAAAGTGAAAGATGGAACATCAAACCAAAGGAACGTTGCGCAATCAGGCCGTCATTACATCAGCCGGATCGCCCCGAGCAACCACACCGCGGTTCGTAAGGTATTGGATGGGAGCAATTCCCCCTAACGCTGATCCCATTGGCGGTTTCAGGAGGGAGCCGTCATGTGTAGAACGGGATATCGACCAACGGAAATGGGAGTAACACCGTTAAAAAAAACATCCCCCGGCCCGTGGGAAATGTGGCCGGAACCATGAATTTGCGTATGCAATAAAATATCATACTATTTTTTTGTTCGCCCGGAGGGTTTATGCCCTTCCGGGCGAATTTTGTTATTTCCTTCGGCCCGCTCTATCGGTCAAACACTTTTTCAAAATTTTTTTAAAAAAGTGGTGTTTGGCGGGTAGCTGGAGGCCTTTCAACAGTAACTTTGGCGGAAAGGGAGAAAACCACCGAAATCCCCCACAGAAAGGGGGTGAAAAGATGGAAACGATCCCCCGCAATGATTTTATCCTGCGGCACCGCTATGATGCTTTCTGCAAAGCGGTACTCCGCAATGAGGCTAAAAGCTACTGGTCGGAGATGGCGCATCGCCGCGAACGTGAAAAGTCGCTGGATGCTCTGACACAAGAGGAAATGGACAAGCTCTCAGTCGTGGATGATTACCCCAGCGACAGCTACGTTTTTTCGTCGTATGGGTATGACCTGCTGATCGACAACGAGCTTGTAGCCGAGGCGTTCGCCAGCCTGCCGGAACAGGAACAAAGCATTTTGATTTTGCACTGTGTTCTGGATTTGGCAGACGGAGAAATCGGCAGCCTCATGGGAATGTCCCGCAGCGCCGTACAGCGTCACAGGACAAGGACCCTGAAACAGTTGCGTATGAAATTGATGGCGTTCATGCCAGAGGGAGGTAAACGCGGATGAAGGAACCTACATTCAACGGCAGAGAGCTTCTTCCCCTTTCGGTGATGGAAGCTGCCCACGCTGGGGATGCAATGACTATGGAGCAAGTGCTGCGGTACTATGAGGACTACATAAACAAGCTCTGCATCCGCACCTTGTATGACAGCAACGGCATCCCCTATGTGTGCGTGGACGAGTATATGAAGCACCGTTTGGAAATCAAGCTCATTCATTCCATCATCGTTGCCTTGAAGTAACGACCCGGCCACGGTAACGGAAATGTCTTATTACTCTCTTTCCGCATTTCCGCCGGCTCGGTGGCTGATGTATGTACCTTGACAAATACGCCCGCAGGACAATGGCGGCGCGTCATAGGGCATACGGACACATTCTGTCTACACCGAGCCGGACGGCGGGTGCGCCATGATGCTGGTTTCTACGAAAACAGCGGAGCGACAACCACCCAGCCGCAAAATAAGCGTAGCTGCTTATGGGCGATGACGTGCAGGCAGGACAATGATACTCCCTTACAGCCACAGTCCGAGCGTTAAAAGCGTCACAGGCAATGGGTAGGGCCGTGTGAGAACCACACGGGGGTGAAAAGCCCGTGGAGCTGGGCCGCCAGCCGTCCGTGTTTTGCCCACATTTACAAGGAACCTTTGCTTTGAACAGAAGGAGGCCATATTATGAGTAATAACGATGTGCCTATTTGGGAAAAGTATACGCTTACCATTGAGGAAGCGTCGAAATATTTTCGCATTGGAGAAAACAAACTGCGTCGGCTTGCCGAGGAAAACCCATCCGCTGGCTGGGTGATTTTGAACGGCAACCGCATCCAGATCAAACGGCAAAAATTTGAAAAAATCATTGATTCTCTTGACACAATCTAGTGAAAAAGAGCCTTGACTATGCTATAATACTCTTAAAGCGTGTCAAGGCTCTTTCCGTCATGGAAAGGAGCATGACGAAATGTCAAAAAAAGAACGAGATGAAAAAAGGCGGGACAGCAAAGGCCGCCTTTTGAAATCTGGAGAGAGCCAGCGAACAGACGGAAGATACGCCTACAAATATACGGATACCTTTGGAGAACCGAAGTTTGTGTACTCATGGAAGTTAGTCCCTACGGACAAAATCCCTGCCGGAAAACGCCCGGATATTTCTCTGCGTGAGAAAATCAAGCAGATACAAAAAGACCTTGACGATGGGATTGACACCATCGGTAAGAAAATGACCGTGTGCCAGCTATATGAAAAGTATATCCGGCAGCGGGGCAATGTGAAACGGGGAACCCATAAGAGCCGCCAGCAGTTAATGAAACTTCTGTCCGAGGATAAAATCGGAGGGGCCAGCATCGACAGCGTGAAGCTGTCTGACGCCAAAGAATGGGCCTTGCGTATGCAGGAAAAGGGCGTGGCCTATCATACCATCTGCAACGGCAAGCGTTCCCTGAAAGCCATTTTTCACATGGCCGTACAGGACGATTGCCTCCGCAAGAATCCCTTTGACTTCCAGATCAATGAGGTTATCAACGACGATACCGTACCAAAGGTGCCGCTTACCCCTGCACAGGAAAAGGAGCTTTTGGGCTTCATGCAGAGTGACCCCGTTTATGCCAAGTATTATGACGAGGTATTGATTCTGCTGGAAACCGGACTTCGCGTTTCCGAACTCTGCGGCCTGACGCCTGCCGACCTGAATTTTGACAAGCGGTTTGTGAATGTAGACCACCAGCTTTTGAGAAGCACCGAGGACGGCTACTACATCGAAGCGCCAAAGACAGACAGCGGTTATCGCCAGGTGCCTATGAGCGCAGCGGCCTACAAAGCATTTCAGCGTGTGTTGCACAGGCGAAAGGACGGCAAAGGCGTTGTGGTGGACGGGTATAAGGGATTCCTGTTCTTAAATCGGGACGGACTGCCGAAAGCGGCTGTCAACTATGATTCCATGTTTCAGGGCCTTGCCAAGAAGTTCAACAAGTTCCATGCGGAACCGCTGCCGGAGGTCATGACGCCACACACCATGCGGCATACATTCTGTACCAGAATGGCAAATGCGGGCATGAACCCCAAGGCATTGCAGTACATTATGGGGCATTCCAATATCGTTATGACGCTGAACTATTACGCCCACGCCACGTTCCATTCCGCACAGGAGGAAATGGAACGGCTGCAAGCCAAGTCACAGACCGCCGCCGCAGTCAACGCGCAGCCTGCGTCAGAGAGCGCCCAGGAATCCAAGGCCGCATAAGATACGCAGAATGTACTACTGTTTGTACTACGTTTGAGAACGAAAACATGAGGGGTAATAAGAATGTTTGTGAGGTTCTTCCGATAGGAAAAATGCCGGAAAAGCCCGAAGTTAAGGGCTATACCGGCATATAAGAACATCTAACGAGATAATTGGAAATCTATTAAATGATTTAATGAACAGTTGCATAGCTGTTTTAAGTGGTCGGTGTGGGTGCGGCTTATGAGAAATCCGTATAATTTTAGCATCGTTTGCTATCGCGTGACGGGGTAGCAAACTGCATCGGGCAAATTCATAACACCTTTGTAATCACAACAACGAAAGCAGCGGTTGTATTTAATACAATCGTCTTTTTTTATGGTTCTCAAAAAATTTTTCAACTTTTTTTGAAAAATGGTTCCTTTTTCCATTTTCAAATTGTGCTAGTAAGTGAAAGGGGATATTTCACCGCCCTTGCGGACGCGAGACCTGCAAAGAAAAGTCAAGCCGGAAATGAATAAAAAATGAAAGGTAAAAAATGGAACATCAAATAAAACCACCCTGAAATAAGCTGGTAAGCCAAGCAAAAAGAATATGTGGGCTACTGAACCGCCAAACTGCCTAGATGCTCCTTAACCCGTGCGTAGTAGATACGCAGGAACTTGTTGGCTCCTGCCATCATGTAGACGTAATAATGCTTACCCTCGCCGCGTTTTTTGTCAAGATATTGGAATACAGCATCATGAGAGGGCGCGTGTTTGAGCAGGCAGTCCATGACCTGAAAAAGCGTCTTTCTGAGTGAGGAAGAACCTCGTTTGGAAATGCCGGTACTCTGTGCTTCAAAGGCGCCGGACTGGAAAGGCGGTGCGTCGATACCGGCAAAAGCAACCAGCGACTGCTTACGGTTGAAACGTCGCACATCGCCAATTTCAGCCATGAGTTGAGGTCCTAACACATTGCCGACCCCTTGCATAGCCATGACAACAGGAAATTCCGGCAAGCCGGAGGCAAGGGAAAGCATCTGCTGCCGAATCAGAGCCAGCGTTTCCGATAGGGAGTTAAGCTGCGACACAGCTTGAGTAATAAGCTGTTTGGCAAAGGTGCTTCGAGGCAGTGTACTGACTTGTATGCAGGCGAAATCGTAGATGGCAGCGGCCTTAGTGGAAAGAAAGTTGTAACCTGTTCTTTTGCACCATTTTTGATAGCGCTGGGTAAAAACGTTTTTGGAAAGGCTGTTGACGCATTCAAAATGCCAAAATTTACCCACGAAGTCAATCCATTTTTCGTGACCGTCCCCCTTGCGGGGCGGGCTGGAGAACAGCATGTTGACACTCGGAAAGGTTTGGTCAAGCAAAGCGATGAGGCTGTTTTTAAGCATAACACTCTGCTTAACGTACTGGTTGCACTGGCGGGCGCAGGTTTAAGCATGTGGCGAACGTCTTCTTCCGGCGCATATTGCGGAAGATCAAGCCAATGGCTTAGAGCATAGCTGGCGATTTTAACAGCATCTATCTTGTCCGTTTTGACCCGTCTAAGGGAATTTTGACCGTAGTCATGTACAAGAATAGCATTGACAACGGACACATAGAGGCCGGCTTCGTGCAGATGCCTGGCGACAGGCAGATAGTAATTGCCAGTATGCTCCATAACAATGCGGGTTTCACCGTCCAAACTTTTCAGACGTTCAACCAAACGTCTGAGTTCATGAGCGGTGTGCTGAATTTCAAAAGGTGAAGCAACCACCTCACCGAAGGGACGCAGGATAGCAACCATGCACTTGCCTTTGGAAATGTCGATACCGACAGCGTTCATAAGTATTCCTCCTGATTGATGTATTGTAATCGGTGCCCATCTCTTACCCATTGCCTATTCAATCTACTGAGTGACACGAACGCACGAGTGGTGGCTCTACCTGCAAAACGAACGCTGCAACAAGAGGATGGCTGACTGTCTCACGTACGGGCGTGTAGACCCAAGAAAGGAGTCGTCAGACCAATTACTCCCCTTATTGTAGCTTAGACTATGGGATGGAAAGGCGTATGGCTGGCTGCCATATCCTATCCATAAATTATTGTAGTAGAAAGGGGGTGATCTTCTGAACCCTCAATCCAGCGACAGGGCGCGGATTCAAGGACAGTTTGATAGCTACTGCAAAAAAGTAATTCGCAATGAAGCACGCAACTATTATCTTGAAAAGAAAGCGTGACCGCGAAATATCTTTAGAAATGCTATCCGAACAGGAGCTTGAACAGATTGCGGCTTTAACGGCTTATGATGAGTATGCGCTTGATGAATATGTGTTTTCCGTTTTGGGAAATGAAATCAAGATAACCGATGAAGTAATAGCCGCCGCACTGAACGCCTTGCCAGAGGATAAGCGCAACATTATTTTGTTGTTCTATTTCCTCGATATGACCGACCGAGAAATTGGGAAACTGTTAAGCCTTATGCGTCGCACGGTCACGAAGCGCAGGGCAAGCACACTAGAAAAACTCAAAAAGATTATAGAGAGGAAGTGAAATTATAGTGGGAAAAGTTGATTGTAGCCTGATTCCATATTCTGTCATTTTGGCTGCAACGGCGGGTGATATTGACGCTATCAACGCCGTGTTAGCGCACTATAAGGGGTACGTTTCCTCTTTAGCTTTTCAGCAACTTTTTGATGAAAACGGTCTGCCTTATTTTTGCGTAAATGAAGAAGTCAAGCGCAGGCTTGAAACAAAACTGATAACCCAAATTCTCAAATTTAAAGCCGCTTAACTCTATGCTCGCGACTGGGTGCGTGTTCCCCTTTCCACGCTTGCCCGGTCGCGGGCTTTTGTTTGCCACTCTACAAGAGCGCACTTATATAGCGCGGTCTTTTAGATTGACATACAGCAGCACATTGACAATTTCATACAAGCAATCAGATACATTCGGTATGCTGGGAGCCAGCCGAAAGGTGCGCCGTGACATGAGCGATTAACACCTTGACGGAAGCAAGCGCAGTCTGCTTGTGCGACGATCAGAAAGCCGTAATAATGATACTCCCGCCCAGCCACAGCTTATCACGCAATGGGGGCGGTTGCATGAGAACCATGCAAGGGGGCAACATAACCCCGTGGAGCTGCCCGACCCGCAGCCGTCTGTTTGCTAAAAAATATAATCGGGGGGTGTTGTGCCTTTTGGTGAAAAAGGATAAAAAGCAGGATATACAACCTTTACCATTTTTTAAAACGGTCGAGCAAATGAGTACCGTTTGCGGTTTGGGAGCAAACAAATTGCGTCAACTCATGGATAAAGGTGAGTTAGAATATTTACCGAATGGAAGTCATCGGCTATTGACGGATAGAGCAATATGGGATTATTACGAAAGAGCAAAGATTTACGCTCATTCAAAAACGAAAGGGGGTGATAATTCATAATGGCTATATCATCAAGAAAAGTAAAGAACAGGAGAAATGCCGAGGGTGTTTTAACGGGAAAACCGGGGACTGTATACGACGTTTACATTAAATATATGACAAACGGAGAACGTAAAACATATGGTAAGCGCGGATTCCCAACAAAGGCACAAGCTGAAAAACACGAAGCCGAAATGAAAGTGAAACTTGAAAAGCCGTCCTATACACCGCTATTGGTAATGAACGGTAAACAGACAGTCAAAGAGTATATGGAGGATTGGGTCGAAAAGCATGGAAAGGCTAACTTGCGGCCCAGCACGTTATACGGATATAGAGGGTATATTAAAAATCATATTGTGCCGTATATTGGTAGTGTTCCGATCAATCAAGTAACAGGTGCTATGCTGGATGACCTTTTCAGTAAGTTATATGCAAAAGGGCTTTCGCATAGTTCGGTTCGTTACACACAACGAATTTTGAGCGTTGCAATGGAACACGCGAGAAAGTATCGTTATATTGAATATAATCCTGCCCGCGATATCATTACCAAATTCGGGAAACATGGAAAAACACCCGACCCATACACAGTTGAGCAGATGCAACTTCTTATGGCAAATACATATGGTACAGAATGGGAAATGTCTGTCATGCTTGGGGGTATGTATGGTCTAAGGCGAAGTGAAATCCTAGGGCTAAGGTGGCGCAATGTTGACTTTGAAAACAAGACGTTTAGCGTAATCGAACAACTCCCTTTCAAAGTGCCACCAAAAACGAATATCATCAAAGAATTTGCCCCGCCAAAATCGCACGGGCGTATATTACCTATCACAGATACAACAATGCAATATTTTTTACGTCAATTTGAGAATCAACAGAAGCAAAAAAAATTGTTGAAAAGTGCAGGACAAGAATATTACGATAATGATTTAGTGGTAAGTAGACCGGACGGCGCGCCATTAAATGCGAGTAGGTTATCGTCCAATTTTGGAAAGGTGTTAGTAAAATTTGATATGCCACATATCCGCTTTCATGATCTTAGACATACGGCGGCAACCAATATGTATCAGCTTACGGGGGATTTTTATTCGGTCGGTGAAATATTGGGACATACTCTAAAGGGTGTAGGAATGACATTGGGAATTTCTTCAAACTTAGAAGCTGTAACAGCACAATATGTTGATGTACGACTTGAAAGAAAACAGACGGTGCTTGAAACTTATCATAATGCGCTGCATATGGAAAAGAGCGAACAAAAGAAAGAAAAGCCTATTGCAAAAGCGAGTAGAGATATGGAGCTTTAAAGAATAAGTTTATATATCCTTGTATAGAATTTCATATGTTACCGTGAGATTTGGGCAACAATCGGGCAACAAAAATGCAAAAATTATGTATGAGATGTATATTAGCAGATGCTCTAAAAACGTAAAATTGGCAAGTTTAGATGTGTGTATTGTAACTGATTATTTATCGGAAGAAAAAAAGAAATCCCGCATAAACCCTTTGCCTATGCGGGATTTTGGCGGAGCGGGTGGGATTTGAACCCACGTACCCTTGCGGATAACGTGATTTCGAGTCACGCGCGTTACGGCCAGACTTCGCTACCGCTCCATACAGTATTATTCAATTATTGTGCATAGTGGACATTATTTCGAGTGCGCCCCGTTATGACCACTTCGATACCTCTCCATGCGACGTTATTTATTTTACCAAAGACCCGTTCCAATTGCAATATCAATGTCAAATCTGTATAATAAATAATGTTTAATAACCAGCTAACGGGAGTGTCGTATGAAAAAGGGGTTTCTGATTATATTGCTGCTATCGGCCGCTATTCTTTGTATTTCGTGCGGTCTGCCGGCAGTGGATCAATACGACAATTTCCTTGCCGATCTTGATATTGAAATGCGTATCGATATGTGTATGAAACAAATTGACGAGGGAAATCCATCCTGGTATACGCGCGCGGACCTAAAGACGATCCTGGACGATCTGAATACCCTGCAGATCCAGGATGAGTCCATTAAGGAGATCAACCAGCTCTTCCTTGACACATCGCAGGAACTGCAAAGAAGCGTTGCCCTGCTCGATGAAAACGATACGGACGGAGCCCGCACAAGCTACCAAAAGGCATATGATATGCGCCTGCAAGCCAAAGACCTGCTGCATACCCTGCACGATGGGGGGCCGCCCAGTGTCTGACCAGGATTATATGGCCCTTGCCATCAGCGAGGCCCAAAAAGCGCAGGAGATCGACGAGGTGCCGATCGGTGCAATCATCGTATATAACGGCGGGATCATCGCGCGGGCGCATAACAGGCGCGAAACGGACCGTTCACCGCTCTCTCATGCCGAAATTCTCGCCATCAGGGATGCCTCTGAATATCTGGGCGGATGGCGGCTCCTCAATTGTACGCTGTATGTTACGCTGGAACCCTGTCCCATGTGTGCGGGCGCGATCGTCAATGCCCGTATCCCCCGTGTCGTTTTTGGCGCATACGATAAAAAAGCGGGTGCTTTTGGCACGCTTTACAACCTTGCGGAGGGAAAGCTGAACCATACGCCGGAAATAACGGGCGGCATTCTCAAGACAGAATGCGCCGCTCTGCTCTCCAATTATTTTAGACAGAAAAGAAAGTGAGGCTTTTGCTTATGGAATGCAAGAAAGAAAAAAACATGGAGCATTGCACTTGTACTTATAACTGCGCCAGACGCGGCTTATGCTGCGAATGCGTGGAACATCACCGTCTTGCGGGAGAAATTCCCGGCTGCTTCTTCTCCAAAAAAGGCGAAGCCAGCTATGACCGCAGCATAGCGGCGTTCATCAGGGATCAGGAGTCGAGATAGTGTCCAGGGCAAAGCTCAAAAAAATCAGCAAGGAACGCGAATACCTTTTGGTTGCCGACCTCGCGCACGAAATTTGGCGCGAACATTATTCGCCTTTCATCAGCTCGGACCAGATCGAGTATATGCTCCAGAAATTTCAGACCGCAACGGCGATCAAAGCGGCGGTCGCAGGCGAAAGATATGATTATTACCTCATCCGCAAGTCGCTTGTGCCCATCGGTTATGCAGGCGTCCGCGTCAACCATCCGCAGGGCAAGCTGTTCCTGAGTAAATTTTATATCCTGAAAGAATACCGGGGCCAGGGCTTCGCGCGGGACGTTATCGGCGAGCTTTCCGACATGGCAAAGCGGATGCGCCTGAAATCTATCTGGCTCACCGCGTCCAAGAAAAACGAATCTTCCATTGCCGCCTACGGACATTTGGGTTTTCGGATAACCGATAGCATTTGCACGGATATTGGCAACGGCTTTGTCATGGACGATTATGTCTTTGAAAAGGAAATTTAATCTTCCGCCTCTTCCCATTTTTCGGCATCTAAAAGTTTCGTTTGTATTTTAACGGAACGTTTCTGTACCGCCTCCAAATGATTTTGCGCCGCGTTGAGTGAATTTTGCGTCTTTTGCAGCAGCAAGGCGAATTGTTCGAATTCTGCTTTGATCGCGGCAAGCATATCGATGATCAGCGCCGAATGTTCCCTGATGGAAAGCGTTTTGAATCCGGTTTGCAGACTGGTCAGAAAGGCGCTCAACGTCGACGGGCCCGCCACCATCACCTTATACTTATTCTGCAATTGTTCGATCAGTCCCAGCCGGATCACCTCGGCATACAAGCCCTCGGACGGCAGGAACATGATTGCGAAATCCGTGGTTTTGGGCGGATGGATATATTTGTCATTGATTTTTTTTGCTTCTGTTACAACCGCCGTCACCAATTCCTTTTGCGCGAGGCGCAAAGCCTCCATATCCCCTGTTTCCATCATGGCAAGCACGCGTGCATACCGGTCCATAGGAAACTTCGAGTCGATGGGCAGCAAGGTCGCTCCGCCCTCTTCGCGCGGCATACGGATGGCAAACTCTACCGCGTTGTCTCCTTCTATTTTCGCATTCTCCTCGAACTGTCCCGGCGCCATAAAATCGGCAAGCAGTCTGTAAAGCTGTACCTCGCCCCAAATCCCCCTCGTCTTTACGTTGGAAAGAATGTTTTTTAAATCGCCAATATCGCTGGTCAATGCCCGTACCTCTCCCATGCTTTTATATACCTGCTGCAGTTGTTCGCTTACGCGGGCAAACGATGTCGTCAGGCCGCTTTTCAGCGTAGAATCCAGTTTTTGATCTACTGATTTTTGTATCTCGCCAAGCTTTTCTTCCACTGTGCGCCGAAGTATATCGACGCTTTGCGTATTGGCCTGCGATACCCGCCCCATCGTATCGAGCATCATATTCGAAAGAATATTAAACTGATTGGTAAGCTCCATACGCAGCTGCGCGCTGTCGTCCGTCCTTTTTCCCTGCCGGACCAGTATCGCGACGCACAAGGCGATGACCGCCGCTAACACGATCCATATCAAATTTTCCGTCATAAAACAAAATCCTCCTTAGTTTAAGGATACCACACTCAAATGCAAAACACGGTGCATTGCGGATGATTTTTCCATGCGCTTTTGGTATAATAATTTTATTATCGGCGAAAGCGGGACATACCATGAAAAAGAATGATTCGATAGAATGCGCCATACATGATTTGGGAACGGACGGACAGGGTATCGGAAGATATGAGGGAATGACCATTTTTGTAGACGGCGCGCTCCCCGGCGAAACGGTACGCACAAAACTTATTGCCCTCAAAAAAAATTACGGCGTAGGCAAACTGGAAGAGGTGCTTACTTTATCGCCCATGCGCGTCAAGCCGCCATGTCACGTGTTTGGCAAATGCGGCGGATGCAGCCTGCAGCATTTTTCTTATGCCGGACAATTGCAGTTCAAGCTGAATCATGTTATGAATTGTGTGGAGCGTATCGGCAGGCTTGATATTCCCGTCAATTTCCCCCTGCCAGCGCGGCACGAATACCGCTACCGCAACAAAGCCGCCTTTCCCTTACAGCAAAACGGAGCGCAGGTTGATATTGGATTTTACGCGGCGCATTCGCACCGGATCGTCGATGTGGACGACTGCAAAATCCAGCCTGCGGATTTCAAAATCATTATGTCGCAGCTGCGTGTATGGATCATCAAAAATGGTGTCAGCATTTATGACGAAACCTCCCACACGGGTCTTCTCCGGCACGTGATTTTACGCGAAAATAAAAACGGCGACGTCATGTTAGTGCTTTGCATCAATGGCGAGGATATTCCTCATAAGGCACATTTAATCACATTATTCGAATTTGTGCTCCCACAGGTAAAGTCCATTATGCTGAATATCAATACGCAAAAAACAAATGCGATTTTAGGCGAAACTTCCGTCTGCATTTACGGACGCGACCATATCTTCGAAACGCTGGTGGGCCTTGAGTTTAAATTGGGCGCACAAAGCTTTT comes from Christensenellaceae bacterium and encodes:
- a CDS encoding chitin synthase, with protein sequence MYTFFLMVEDYIKTHNLHLFMFFFAFIFIRWGIVFFHAIRYKPYDYEDKEINYFTSVLLPVVDEPLDLFYSVLMKIARQNPSEIIVVINGPKNEGLENLCVDFNRNLPIGFTPVQHYYTPVAGKRNGIRVAMEHINPNSDITVLVDSDTVWTEDTLSELLKPFACDQKIGGVTTRQKILDPDRKLVTMFANLLEEIRAEGTMKAMSVTGKVGCLPGRTIAFRTQILIDVMYDFMNETFMGFHKEVSDDRSLTNLTLRKGYKTVMQDTSVIYTDVPTEWKKFIRQQLRWSEGSQYNNLRMTPWMLKNAKLMCFIYWSDMISPMMLVSVYANTIICKVLNILGCAIPTLAYTAPWWQIILFILLGCIISFGSRNIKVMRSVKWYYTLLLPVFILVLTVVMVPIRLLGLMLCSDDMEWGTRKLEEDNDKAEVP
- a CDS encoding DNA-directed RNA polymerase sigma-70 factor; this translates as METIPRNDFILRHRYDAFCKAVLRNEAKSYWSEMAHRREREKSLDALTQEEMDKLSVVDDYPSDSYVFSSYGYDLLIDNELVAEAFASLPEQEQSILILHCVLDLADGEIGSLMGMSRSAVQRHRTRTLKQLRMKLMAFMPEGGKRG
- the xis gene encoding excisionase yields the protein MSNNDVPIWEKYTLTIEEASKYFRIGENKLRRLAEENPSAGWVILNGNRIQIKRQKFEKIIDSLDTI
- a CDS encoding integrase → MSKKERDEKRRDSKGRLLKSGESQRTDGRYAYKYTDTFGEPKFVYSWKLVPTDKIPAGKRPDISLREKIKQIQKDLDDGIDTIGKKMTVCQLYEKYIRQRGNVKRGTHKSRQQLMKLLSEDKIGGASIDSVKLSDAKEWALRMQEKGVAYHTICNGKRSLKAIFHMAVQDDCLRKNPFDFQINEVINDDTVPKVPLTPAQEKELLGFMQSDPVYAKYYDEVLILLETGLRVSELCGLTPADLNFDKRFVNVDHQLLRSTEDGYYIEAPKTDSGYRQVPMSAAAYKAFQRVLHRRKDGKGVVVDGYKGFLFLNRDGLPKAAVNYDSMFQGLAKKFNKFHAEPLPEVMTPHTMRHTFCTRMANAGMNPKALQYIMGHSNIVMTLNYYAHATFHSAQEEMERLQAKSQTAAAVNAQPASESAQESKAA
- a CDS encoding hypothetical protein (frameshifted, insertion at around 2216825); the protein is MKHATIILKRKRDREISLEMLSEQELEQIAALTAYDEYALDEYVFSVLGNEIKITDEVIAAALNALPEDKRNIILLFYFLDMTDREIGKLLSLMRRTVTKRRASTLEKLKKIIERK
- a CDS encoding transcriptional regulator, which codes for MGKVDCSLIPYSVILAATAGDIDAINAVLAHYKGYVSSLAFQQLFDENGLPYFCVNEEVKRRLETKLITQILKFKAA
- a CDS encoding site-specific integrase; amino-acid sequence: MAISSRKVKNRRNAEGVLTGKPGTVYDVYIKYMTNGERKTYGKRGFPTKAQAEKHEAEMKVKLEKPSYTPLLVMNGKQTVKEYMEDWVEKHGKANLRPSTLYGYRGYIKNHIVPYIGSVPINQVTGAMLDDLFSKLYAKGLSHSSVRYTQRILSVAMEHARKYRYIEYNPARDIITKFGKHGKTPDPYTVEQMQLLMANTYGTEWEMSVMLGGMYGLRRSEILGLRWRNVDFENKTFSVIEQLPFKVPPKTNIIKEFAPPKSHGRILPITDTTMQYFLRQFENQQKQKKLLKSAGQEYYDNDLVVSRPDGAPLNASRLSSNFGKVLVKFDMPHIRFHDLRHTAATNMYQLTGDFYSVGEILGHTLKGVGMTLGISSNLEAVTAQYVDVRLERKQTVLETYHNALHMEKSEQKKEKPIAKASRDMEL
- the tadA gene encoding tRNA-specific adenosine deaminase codes for the protein MSDQDYMALAISEAQKAQEIDEVPIGAIIVYNGGIIARAHNRRETDRSPLSHAEILAIRDASEYLGGWRLLNCTLYVTLEPCPMCAGAIVNARIPRVVFGAYDKKAGAFGTLYNLAEGKLNHTPEITGGILKTECAALLSNYFRQKRK